The Microbacterium foliorum genome has a window encoding:
- a CDS encoding aldehyde dehydrogenase family protein, which yields MSAPTIEAPAAQAPLLEVLDPYNGEVIAHLAQHSVDDVEEIMARARLGASLSRDLSRFTRHQVLDRAARILEARAEEAATLIVREAGKTIAQARKEVMRAVTTISLSADTARSFDGEVIPFDAYEGSANRRGWYTREPLGVILAITPYNDALNLVAHKIGPAIAGGNAVILKPSQFTPLTARFLVEVLQEAGLPDEIITVVHGDRQVAQALVAVRDIRMVSFTGGFATGEAIARTAGLKKLAMELGGNAPVLVFADADISAAVEACVSGAFWAAGQNCVGAQRILIERSVYAEFRDRFAARTSMLRAGDPASPKTDVGPMISVAAATHAERVVDDAVRSGARVLAGHRREGSVYWPTALENVSPTCEVWREEAFAPVVILTPFDTEDDAVAEANSIEYALHAAAFTSDITRALRVADALDAGGVMINDSSDYRIDSMPFGGSKYGSMGREGVRFAYEEMTQPKVTCITT from the coding sequence ATGAGCGCGCCCACCATCGAGGCCCCCGCGGCTCAGGCGCCTCTGCTGGAGGTGCTCGATCCCTACAACGGAGAGGTCATCGCCCACCTCGCGCAGCATTCGGTCGATGACGTCGAGGAGATCATGGCGAGGGCGCGGCTCGGCGCCTCGCTCTCGCGCGATCTGTCGCGGTTCACTCGGCACCAGGTGCTCGATCGCGCAGCGCGGATCCTCGAGGCGCGGGCAGAGGAGGCGGCGACGCTGATCGTCCGCGAAGCGGGGAAGACGATCGCTCAGGCGCGCAAGGAGGTGATGCGCGCCGTGACCACGATCTCGCTGTCGGCCGACACCGCACGCTCCTTCGACGGCGAGGTCATCCCCTTCGATGCGTATGAGGGCTCCGCGAACCGTCGCGGCTGGTACACACGGGAGCCGCTCGGAGTGATCCTCGCGATCACGCCGTACAACGACGCGCTCAACCTCGTCGCCCACAAGATCGGCCCGGCGATCGCCGGCGGCAACGCCGTGATCCTCAAGCCGTCGCAGTTCACGCCCCTGACCGCGCGCTTCCTCGTCGAGGTGCTGCAGGAGGCCGGACTCCCCGACGAGATCATCACGGTCGTCCATGGAGACCGGCAGGTGGCACAGGCGCTCGTCGCCGTGCGCGACATCCGCATGGTGTCGTTCACCGGAGGATTCGCCACGGGCGAGGCGATCGCCCGCACCGCCGGCCTCAAGAAGCTGGCGATGGAGTTGGGGGGCAACGCCCCCGTGCTGGTGTTCGCGGATGCCGACATCTCGGCCGCCGTCGAGGCCTGCGTGTCCGGCGCCTTCTGGGCTGCGGGGCAGAACTGCGTCGGCGCCCAGCGCATCCTCATCGAGCGCTCGGTGTACGCCGAGTTCCGCGACCGTTTCGCCGCTCGCACCTCGATGCTCCGGGCGGGAGACCCTGCCAGTCCGAAGACCGACGTGGGTCCGATGATCTCGGTCGCTGCGGCGACGCATGCTGAGCGCGTGGTCGACGATGCCGTGCGGTCGGGGGCTCGTGTGCTGGCCGGTCACCGGCGAGAGGGGTCGGTGTACTGGCCGACCGCACTCGAGAACGTCTCGCCCACGTGCGAGGTCTGGAGGGAGGAGGCGTTCGCCCCCGTCGTGATCCTGACGCCATTCGACACCGAGGACGACGCCGTCGCCGAGGCGAACAGCATCGAGTACGCGCTCCATGCAGCGGCGTTCACGTCGGACATCACCCGCGCGCTGCGGGTCGCCGACGCGCTCGACGCGGGCGGGGTCATGATCAACGACTCGTCCGACTACCGCATCGACAGCATGCCGTTCGGCGGCTCGAAGTACGGGAGCATGGGCCGCGAAGGGGTGCGCTTCGCATACGAGGAGATGACCCAGCCGAAGGTCACCTGCATCACCACCTGA
- a CDS encoding homoserine dehydrogenase, whose amino-acid sequence MTHHDLALIGFGGVNRALAEIIRDRGSDLADDLGFTLRVVAITDLRFGSLMQADGIDLAAVLAMTGDATFAGMPGGDADPRNDHVIRTTTAGIIVEATYTNPIDGEPAISHVRAALESGKSVTTTNKGPVALASTELNRLAEANGVRFEYEGSVMSGTPVLRLAQQTLQGLRITRIQGILNGTSNFVLGQMESGKSLEDAVAEAQALGYAEADPTADIEGSDVQLKVVILANELLGAEITTADVSRVGISGITASDVIAAAAAGEHWKLLGTISRDESGAVTASVEPLSLGADHPLAGISGATNAIAFTTDLLGTVTMSGPGAGRLETAYALLSDIIAIDAQQAALVGAAR is encoded by the coding sequence GTGACTCACCACGACCTCGCCCTCATCGGCTTCGGAGGCGTCAACCGCGCCCTCGCCGAGATCATCCGCGACCGGGGCTCCGACCTCGCCGACGATCTCGGTTTCACCCTGAGAGTCGTGGCGATCACGGATCTTCGGTTCGGCTCCCTCATGCAGGCGGACGGCATCGACCTCGCGGCGGTGCTCGCGATGACGGGGGACGCCACCTTCGCCGGGATGCCGGGAGGAGACGCGGATCCTCGCAACGACCACGTCATCCGCACCACGACGGCGGGCATCATCGTCGAGGCGACCTACACGAACCCGATCGACGGCGAGCCCGCGATCTCGCACGTTCGCGCCGCCCTCGAGAGCGGCAAGAGCGTCACGACCACCAACAAGGGCCCGGTCGCGCTCGCGAGCACCGAGCTCAATCGTCTGGCCGAGGCGAACGGTGTGCGATTCGAGTACGAAGGATCGGTGATGAGCGGCACACCCGTGCTGCGGCTGGCGCAGCAGACCCTCCAGGGCCTCCGCATCACCCGCATCCAGGGGATCCTCAACGGCACGAGCAATTTCGTGCTCGGTCAGATGGAGTCGGGCAAGTCTCTCGAGGATGCCGTGGCCGAGGCGCAGGCGCTCGGCTATGCGGAGGCCGACCCCACCGCCGACATCGAAGGATCCGACGTGCAGCTGAAGGTGGTGATCCTCGCCAACGAGCTGCTCGGTGCCGAGATCACGACCGCCGACGTCTCTCGCGTCGGCATCAGCGGGATCACCGCGAGCGACGTGATCGCCGCAGCGGCGGCCGGCGAGCACTGGAAGCTCCTCGGCACGATCTCGCGCGACGAGTCGGGCGCCGTGACGGCATCCGTCGAGCCCCTCTCGCTGGGCGCCGACCACCCCCTCGCGGGGATCTCGGGTGCGACCAACGCGATCGCGTTCACGACCGACCTGCTCGGCACCGTCACGATGTCGGGCCCCGGCGCCGGCCGCCTCGAGACGGCCTACGCGCTGCTGTCGGACATCATCGCGATCGACGCCCAGCAGGCCGCGCTCGTCGGAGCAGCGCGATGA
- a CDS encoding amino acid permease, with the protein MTPLPGEKSLPNVLPHTTATQVPLRRLQRTMDARHLIMIALGGVIGSGLFLSSGYTISQAGPLGAIIAYLIGAFVVYLVMACLGELAVAYPVSGAFHIYASRSIGPATGFTTAWLYWLCWVVALGSEFTASGILMQRWFPGVPVWLWCLIFAAVLFLLNAISARVFGEAEFWFSLVKVVAIVGLIVLGAAAIFGFTPLSPEHPPALLFSNFETPGGLFPNGFSGVIVTALAVFYAFSGSELIGVAAGETKDPAKNIPRALRSTVLRLVVLFVGAIAVIAAILPYDQASVTSSPFVDVFQYVGVPYAADIMNFVIITALLSAGNSGLFSCARMLFSLAEEGHAPKAFTRLTRRGVPLIALSVSILIGLVSLLTSVMAAGTVYLVLVSIAGFAVVAVWMSIVASQFFHRRRFVREGGRVQDLAYRTPLYPALPIVAFSLLLISIVAIAFDPNQVAALYFGIPFVGACYLYFWWRHGRRGAREVSHDHEAESVEA; encoded by the coding sequence ATGACGCCTCTTCCCGGGGAGAAGTCCCTCCCCAACGTCCTGCCCCACACGACGGCGACCCAAGTGCCTCTTCGGCGTCTGCAGCGGACGATGGACGCCCGACACCTCATCATGATCGCGCTGGGCGGAGTCATCGGCTCCGGCCTCTTCCTCAGCTCCGGCTACACGATCTCGCAGGCGGGTCCGCTCGGCGCGATCATCGCGTACCTGATCGGCGCGTTCGTCGTGTATCTCGTCATGGCGTGCCTCGGCGAACTCGCCGTCGCCTACCCCGTCTCCGGAGCGTTCCACATCTACGCATCCCGGTCGATCGGGCCCGCGACCGGCTTCACGACCGCCTGGCTCTACTGGCTGTGCTGGGTCGTCGCGCTCGGGTCGGAGTTCACCGCCTCCGGCATTCTCATGCAGCGCTGGTTCCCCGGGGTTCCGGTGTGGCTGTGGTGCCTCATCTTCGCCGCGGTCCTGTTCCTGCTCAACGCGATCTCGGCTCGCGTGTTCGGTGAGGCCGAGTTCTGGTTCTCGCTGGTCAAGGTCGTCGCGATCGTGGGCCTCATCGTGCTCGGCGCTGCGGCGATCTTCGGGTTCACGCCGCTGTCGCCCGAGCATCCGCCGGCACTGCTCTTCAGCAACTTCGAGACTCCCGGTGGACTCTTCCCGAACGGATTCAGCGGCGTGATCGTCACCGCCCTCGCCGTCTTCTACGCGTTCAGCGGTTCGGAGCTGATCGGTGTCGCCGCCGGCGAGACCAAGGATCCCGCCAAGAACATCCCGCGCGCGCTGCGCTCGACGGTGCTGAGACTCGTGGTGCTCTTCGTCGGAGCGATCGCGGTCATCGCCGCGATCCTTCCCTACGACCAGGCCAGCGTCACCAGCAGCCCGTTCGTCGACGTCTTCCAGTACGTCGGGGTCCCCTACGCCGCCGACATCATGAACTTCGTCATCATCACGGCGCTCCTCTCGGCGGGCAACAGCGGACTCTTCTCCTGCGCGAGGATGCTGTTCTCACTCGCCGAGGAGGGTCACGCTCCGAAGGCGTTCACCCGCCTCACCCGGCGCGGGGTGCCTCTCATCGCCCTGAGCGTCAGCATCCTCATCGGCCTGGTCTCGCTGCTCACCAGCGTGATGGCAGCCGGAACGGTCTATCTGGTTCTGGTGTCGATCGCCGGGTTCGCGGTCGTCGCGGTGTGGATGTCGATCGTCGCGTCGCAGTTCTTCCACCGCCGCAGATTCGTGCGCGAGGGGGGCCGAGTGCAGGATCTGGCGTACCGCACGCCGCTCTATCCGGCCCTGCCCATCGTCGCCTTCTCGCTGCTGCTCATCTCGATCGTCGCGATCGCATTCGACCCGAACCAGGTGGCCGCTCTCTACTTCGGCATCCCCTTCGTCGGGGCCTGCTACCTGTACTTCTGGTGGCGTCACGGCCGCAGGGGCGCGCGTGAGGTCTCGCACGATCACGAGGCCGAATCCGTCGAGGCGTGA